The genomic segment GGAGACTTGTTCACACAACTATACAGGCGGATCGGGGCTTGGCGGGAGCGGCAAAATCAGGTCGGGCAATGACGGTGTTTATCGAAGCTGTCTTGTGTCGGCACCCACGCACAGTGTGACACTTTCGGCCATTGGGGTCACGAAGGCGCCCGATGGAGGAAATCCTGAGTTCTGGTGGGAGGAGGCTCCTTACGCTTATGGGCCTTCTTATATGTCATTCTACGGAATGAATTCCGAATGGTACGCGGCTGCGAGCGTTCACACGGGTGGCGCGCAGTTCTTGATGGCGGATGGTGCCGTGCGATTTATCAGTCAGAATATTCAGTGTATCCCAGAGGGGTATGCGGGAAGTTTGGCGGCGCCCATGGGGACTGTGTGGGAGTCACTGCACACCATGGCAGGGGGAACGACTGAGGTCATTCCCAGCGAGTTTTAGTTGACGGCAATCTTGATTGGGCGAGGTCGGCGAATGCGGCCGGTTGTCTCGCCAGCGATTGGGGTTTACTTCACTAAAACTTTGGGGGTGTGTGGTATGTTGCGTCCAGTTCAACTGTTGATCGTGTCGCTCGCGGTCGCGAGCCTGGGTTGTGGGAATTCGGGGCGTGTCAAAGTGTATCCGGCCAGTGGAACGGTCTCGATTGATGGAAAGCCCGCCCGTTCGGTGAAGCTGATTTTACAGCCGAAATCGATTGAGGCGAAGGCTCCCCCGGCCAGCGGCGCGGTGGCCGATGATGGCGGTTTTCGTCTCACGACCTATCAAAGTGAGGATGGGGTTGCCGAAGGAGAGTACTTTGTTCTGGTGAGGAGTGATCCCATGAAGATGGCTCCCGTGCCGACGACGGGCTCGCTGACGATTGAGATTAAGAGGGACTCGTCCGGACGAGTGGCTCCTTTGAAGCTGGATCTGGCATCCGTCAAAGGTGAGAAGCCAACGATCGGGGCGGCGTTGCCGACGCGCGGCGGCAACAAGCCTGCCATGCCGAAGCTTGGGACAGGGATGTCGCCGCCGCCTCGTTGATTTGAAGCGAAATTGACGTGATCGCGTCATGCGATTGCGTCGGTGGGGATCGACCGCGGTGCAGTGTCGAGTGCCCGCGCCCAGGCTTTCATAGCGCGACGGGAGGCTTCGGGGGTGTAAGCTGCATATCCGAGGATGAGGCCCGAAGGAAGGGGTGTCCTGGTGCTGTACCAGGCGACGGGATGGAAGGCGATTCCGGCCTTTGAGGCCGCCGCCATGGCGGCCTCTTGAGAAACACCGGTCGTGTGAGCGACCAGGTGCATGCCGGCTTGAGCAGGGGGGATGATCAGGGCGGTGCTCAATTCTTTCTGTGCGGCGTCGACCACCGCGGCCTGACGTTCGGCATAAAGAGTTCGCATCTGGCGGATGTGGCGGGCAAAATGTCCGCCATCAATGAAGTCGGCCAGAACCGCCTGTTCCAGCGGGGGAGAATGCCGGTCGGCCAGCCAGCGGGCAACTCCGAATGCCTCTGCCAGTCCAGGGGGAGCCACAAAATAACCGAGTCGCAGTGAGGGAAACAGGACTTTGCTGAATGTTCCCATGTAGATGACCCGGCCCGATCGATCAAGACCTTGCAGGGCAGGAAGCGGGCGTCCCCCATACCGAAACTCGCCAGTGTAATCGTCTTCGAGAACCCATGCCCCGGAACGTTCAACCCAGGACAGCAGTTCCAGTCTGCGTGCCAGGGGCATGGTGACGCCGGTTGGCCACTGACAACTGGGGCTGACATAAATCAGGCGCGGTGACGGTAATGTTCGGGTTGCGGTGGCAATATCGAAACCGTCTTGATCCAGCGGAGCGGAAATGACCTCGGCTCCGATCATTTCAAGGACAGGGCGTGCGACCTTGTAGCCGGGATCCTCGAGCCAAACCCGATCACCGGGGTCGATCAGCAGACGGGCGATCAGGTCAATTCCCTGCTGGACTCCTGCGGTGATGACGATGTCGTCCGCCGTGCAGCGTACTCCGCGAGAGGCGCCCAAGTAGCCGGCCACTGATTCGCGCAGTGGTCGATATCCGAGTGGATCGACGCGTGCGAGCAGATCACGCGGCAACCGCTTCTGCCGTCGCGTCGTCAGCCGTTCCCAAATTTCGCGTGGGAAAGCATCCAGTGCGGGAACGTGCGGACGGAAGGGAACCGGGCGCCCGCTGTCGAAGTTGATCAGGCGTCCAAACTCGGCGATCTTTCGTCCCTGGGCGGACAGGCTTGAGACGGCATTGCCGGTGGGTTTTGGTCCCTTTGGTTTTGGGGCATTTAAAAAACGCTCGGGTAGGGTTTTCGAAACCCGAGTTCCTGAACCGACGGTCGCGACGAGATACCCTTCGGATGTGAGCTGTTCGTAAACCGTGGCGACGGTGATCCGCCCGACACCCAGCGTCGCGGCCAGTCCCCGCGTGGAAGGGACTCGTTCATTTGGATGGAGCCGCCCTTCGAGGATGGCCCGCCGAAGCTGATCACGAAGCTGACTCTGAAGGGTTTCTGGGCCCTCGTGTGACAGCACGATTGAGTCGAGATCGAACCGTCGAGTACGCCCATTCGTCGTCATCAAAGTGGCTCCATGTCTAATGGGGTAAGTGGATCTTTTCATGGTACCACAGCGACCTACAATCCCGACAGCAATCTGCAGCGTGTCTGCGAACTTCATCGTCTTCAATTGATCAGGAGAAACTATGCAATCGCGTCTCGACTATACGAAAGCGGCCCCCGGGACCTTGAGGGCTCTGTTTGGGCTAGAGGTCTATCTCCACGGTTGCGGTTTGGATCATGGGCTGTTGCACCTGATCAAGCTGCGTGCGTCCCAAATCAATGGTTGCGCCTACTGTATCGACATGCATTCCAAGGATGCCCGTGCCGCGGGCGAAACCGAACAACGGCTGTATCTGCTCGACGCTTGGCGCGAGGCTCCGATCTATACCGACCGCGAACGTGCGGCGTTTGCCTGGACCGAAGCGGTGACCAAGGTGACTGACGGCCATGTGCCCGACGAGGTTTTCGCGGAAGTTCGTGAACAGTTCAACGACAAGGAGTTGGCGGACCTTACGATGTCGATTGCCGCGATCAACGCCTGGAACCGGATGGCGATCAGCTTCCGGATGATGCCCGGCGCATACCAGCCGGGGCAGTTCGCGCACCTGTTCGAGAAGCAGCATCACTGACGAATGTGTACCTGGACAGTTCCATGAATTCCGACGACGTTCCATCACTTTTCAGAATGGTAGGTTCACTCATGCGCACCATAATCTCGATCGCCCTTGGGGCGGCACTGGGAGCTGGCGGCTTCGCGTTGGCTCAACACGACAAACATGACAAACATGGCTCGGGCACGAAGGTCAAATCGCTGCTTGAGCGGGATGTTTCCGAGAAGATCGATGGCAAAGATGCGCGGGTTTCGATCGTCGAAGTCAGCATGAGTCCAGGGGGATCAACGCCACCGCATCGACACCCCGGCGCGGTTTTCGGCCATGTGTTGGAAGGGGAGTTCGAGACGCAGCTCGAAGGGCAGCCGCTGCAGAAACTCAAGACGGGCGACACCTTCTATGA from the Schlesneria paludicola DSM 18645 genome contains:
- the pdxR gene encoding MocR-like pyridoxine biosynthesis transcription factor PdxR, whose amino-acid sequence is MTTNGRTRRFDLDSIVLSHEGPETLQSQLRDQLRRAILEGRLHPNERVPSTRGLAATLGVGRITVATVYEQLTSEGYLVATVGSGTRVSKTLPERFLNAPKPKGPKPTGNAVSSLSAQGRKIAEFGRLINFDSGRPVPFRPHVPALDAFPREIWERLTTRRQKRLPRDLLARVDPLGYRPLRESVAGYLGASRGVRCTADDIVITAGVQQGIDLIARLLIDPGDRVWLEDPGYKVARPVLEMIGAEVISAPLDQDGFDIATATRTLPSPRLIYVSPSCQWPTGVTMPLARRLELLSWVERSGAWVLEDDYTGEFRYGGRPLPALQGLDRSGRVIYMGTFSKVLFPSLRLGYFVAPPGLAEAFGVARWLADRHSPPLEQAVLADFIDGGHFARHIRQMRTLYAERQAAVVDAAQKELSTALIIPPAQAGMHLVAHTTGVSQEAAMAAASKAGIAFHPVAWYSTRTPLPSGLILGYAAYTPEASRRAMKAWARALDTAPRSIPTDAIA
- a CDS encoding carboxymuconolactone decarboxylase family protein, with amino-acid sequence MQSRLDYTKAAPGTLRALFGLEVYLHGCGLDHGLLHLIKLRASQINGCAYCIDMHSKDARAAGETEQRLYLLDAWREAPIYTDRERAAFAWTEAVTKVTDGHVPDEVFAEVREQFNDKELADLTMSIAAINAWNRMAISFRMMPGAYQPGQFAHLFEKQHH
- a CDS encoding cupin domain-containing protein is translated as MRTIISIALGAALGAGGFALAQHDKHDKHGSGTKVKSLLERDVSEKIDGKDARVSIVEVSMSPGGSTPPHRHPGAVFGHVLEGEFETQLEGQPLQKLKTGDTFYEPTMALHAVSRNPSQTGNTRVLAVILHPRDAKELVLIETPKGAK